The stretch of DNA TCTGGTCATTACAGGGCCTGGGGGCGTGCCCACGCTTCAcccccagcagcacaagggCTGAAatgtgagctggagagccagggagctgcccaggagctggtgagagggagggagagccTTCATCCCAGGTGTGGAGCTCCAAAGGGAGGGTGGCGGTGCAGGGAGGAGCcgggagcagagctggctcccAGGGCTCAGGACAGCAGCTTGTGCACTGCCACGGTGATGCTGTCGTGCTTCTGGATCATGATGTTCCTACAACAAGGAGCAAGGGCTGAGCGAGGGCAGCcgggccagcagcagctgctgggggtggcagtgggCAGGGGAATcactgagcagccccaggccccatccccatcccaggcCTCGGCTGCTCCATCTCCCCACTCCATGAGCAGTGATGGAGACgtccctgctgccccactgACTCTGACAGGCTCTGtcacccacagggaccccaggctctgtcacccacagggaccccaggctctgtcacccacagggaccccaggcTCTGTCACCCACAGGGAATCCCAGGACTTGtcacccacagggaccccaTGATTTGTCACCCACAGGGAATCCCAGGCTCTGtcacccacagggaccccaggaTTTGTCACCCACAGGGAATCCCAGGCTCTGTCACCCACAGGGTCCCCAGGATTTGtcacccacagggaccccaggaTTTGTCACCCACAGGGAATCCCAGGCTCTGtcacccacagggaccccaggaTTTGTCACCCACAGGGAATCCCAGGCTCTGtcacccacagggaccccaggaTTTGTCACCCACAGGGAATCCCAGGACTTGtcacccacagggaccccaTGATTTGtcacccacagggaccccaggaCTTGTCACCCACAGGGAATCCCATGATTTGtcacccacagggaccccaggaTTTGTCACCCACAGGGTCCCCAGGATTTGTCACCCACAGGGAATCCCAGGACTTGTCACCCACAGGGTCCCCATGATTTGTCACCCACAGGGTCCCCAGGATTTGtcacccacagggaccccaggctctgtcacccacagggaccccaggaCTTGTCACCCACAGGGAATTCCCGGATTTGTCACCCACAGGGAATCCCAGGATTTGTCACCCACACAGTCCCCATGATTTGtcacccacagggaccccaggctctgtcacccacagggaccccaggctctgtcacccacagggaccccaggggGGAAGAGCTCCTGAGCTGCAGTAACCACAGCCCCTGAAAGGTTTCCCCCTGCTTTTACATGCCCATTAAGCCAGTGCCTGTGGCAGTGCCTGCCTCCCCTCATGGCTGCTCCAGAcgaggagctgctccagggatcTGCCTGCAGGAGGCTCCCAGGCCTGGGGGAAGGCAAAGgtggggccagcagcagctgcaggctgggacCTCACCCGCTGTCCGACTCCAGGCACACCACGGGCGTGTCCGTGGGGTCCGAGGTGAGCTTGGCCGCCTGCTGGGCCAGCACTGAGATGATGCCAGCGTGCTCATCCGACAGGGTTCCCCTGCCTGCAGGGGTGGGAGGGCATGGATGAaccccctgtgccagggcagtgctCTGGGACAGGCCTGACTGCCCCCCAGGCCGAGGGGGTTGGCCCTGCCCGGCCCATTTCCCTCCCTGGGGCTGACTCAGTGTCTCCCCAAATGGTTCCTCTCCCTCCACCAAATATCCCCTACTGGGGTGTCAGGAAGAGATGGCCCCGGTAGGGACAGGCAGGtggtggcccttggggacacctgaaggcaggggcagggcagggcaggtgtcCCCAGAGTGGCACTGGTACCACAGGGCAGCCCCGGGTACCCCCAGCCGGGGGGGGCTGTAGGGCCGGGGGTGCCCTTCAAAGGGAAggggcagggcctggggcaCCCCAACCCCCCgtgggcagggcctggggcaCCCCAACCCCCCGTGGGCAGGgcctggagcccccagcccGGGGGGGCTCTAAGGGAGCGGGCAGTGGCAGGAGCCCCCCCGGTACCCCCCAGGGCAGCCTCACTCACAGCCCAGGTTGAGCCCCTGCGAGTCGGTGCACAGCACGCCCACCACGGCCGGGCTCTTCATGCTGGGGGCGACAGCGGCGCTCACAAACGGcagcggggacagcccgggacagcctgggacagcccgggacagcccgggacagctccgggacagcccgggacagctctgggacagcccgggacagcccgggacagccccaggacagcccgggacagccccaggacagcccgggacagcccgggacagcccgggacagcctgggacagcccgggacagcccgggacagccccaggacagcccgggacagcccgggacagccccaggacagcccaggacagcccaggacagccccaggacagccccaggacagcccaggacagcccaggacagcccaggacagccccaggacagccccaggacagccccGGCTCCGTcagcgcccggcccggccccgtgtcccccgtgaTCCCAGCTCCCCCCGTGATCCCAGCTCCCCCCGTGTCTCCATGTCCTCCCATGTTCCCCATACCCCCCGTGTCCCTCATCTCCCCATGTCCCAtatccccccgtgtcccccccgtgtcccccatgtccctcaTATCCCCACTGtgcccccctgtccccccacgTCCCCGTGTCACCATATCCCCTCATGTCCCCCATATCCCCCATATCCTCCcgtccccctgtgccccccatATCCCCCGCGCCCCCCTGTCCCCGAgtccctccgtgtccccccatATCCCCCATctccccccgtgtcccctcatgtcccccaTCTCCCCCCGTGTCTCCATGGCCTCCCATGTCCCATATCCCCCGTCTCCCCCATATGTCCCCATGTCCTCCGTATTCCCTGTCCCCCATatccccccatgtccctcccgtgtccccccacGTCCCTGTGGCACCGTGTCCCCCCGTCCCCGAGCCCCTACATGTCCCCCATATCCCCCTGTGTTCCTCCACATCCTCCAtatccccccgtgtcccccccaagtcctccatgtcccccatgtccctcaTATCCCCACTGTGCCCCCCCCGTCTCCCGTATCCCCCCAtatccccccgtgtcccctcatgtcccccgtgccccccgtgtcccctcacgtCTCCCGTGTCCCCCTATATCTCCTCATGTCCCCCCGTGCCCCctgtgtcccccgtgtcccctcacgtctcccgtgtccccccgtgtcccccgtgccCCTCATGTCCCCCGTGCCCCCCAtatccccccgtgtcccctcacgtCTCCTCCAGGTGCTGTTCCAGCGTTCCCTCCATCGCCGCCCGCCTCCACTTCCGCGCCGCCCACGTGACCCCGCGACGGCGGCTCCGCAGGGCCAAAAGCGCTCGGGGCGCGCTCGGCTccgcggggctgccccgctTTCGGGACGCCCCAAACGCCGCCGGTACCGGGaccccccggacccccccggacccccccggACACCCCGGACACCCCCGGACCCCCCcgtgccgccgccgcccccccggcACCGTGCCCGGCTCTGGGGGCTCGCAGCAAACCCGCCCCCCCAAGCCAGCCCTGCCTCGGGTGCCGCTTGAGCGCCTGGGGCTGCCTGCAGCAACCGCCAGCCGCGGtaaggagaaataaagagaggaaataaaagaagaatcggcatttacagcagaaaaacaccaaaaaaaaaaaaaaaaacaaaaaagggaagcAGGGCTTAATCACAGAGTTTAATTTggggtgtctgcagagctgctcctggaaaatctgtggagctgggagctggggcagtggagccagtggggtttggggggtttggtgCTCAAACATCaccaatttttatttgtttgtttgtttgttactatttatttatctatttatttcttatgtatctatttatctatatatttcattatattattatattatattatattatattatattatattatattataacattacattacattacattacattacattacattacattacattacattattaCATCATAtcatattattatattaatatttattatttatttctattttatttatttatttctatttctatttatttgtaAAGCCCCCCGGGCAGACTCTGTGCTCCCATCCCCCGTGAAGTCGTTGGGGTTTGGTGTTTGAGGCTTGGCAAAAACTTCCCTGTTCTTGTTTCCCCCCCTCAAAAATGTCCTAAACttggtgaaaataaaaagaccaGGATGAATTTATTTGGgttgtggtggggttttttttgggttttttttgttttgttttgttttgggttttttttgggtgtttttgtttttgtttctgtttttgtttttttttttttgtttgtttgtttgtggtttttttttggtttttttttgttcggtttggtttttttggttttttttttttttttttttttttttttttaagatcaggattttttgctttttatttgtgaGAGAAAATCCCGCTGAGGGGAGGCTGCATCCCCAGGCCGGTGAGTTTGTGGTACCCACACGTGGCTCTGGGAACACCACGgattccccaaaaccccccaggaaGGGCTCCCATGGCAatagagagaggagaaaatccaggaaaaccCCCACAATAATTCATAAAACTACccaaaaatatataattttatggTTTGGGTTTCGTTTATTAAGCtacctcattttattttatttaaaccttttatttttaaaaggtttaaaaataaaccttttattTTAAGCTCGCTCATTTATAAGCtaccttattttattttatttattttatatatttatatatttatatatttatatattttattttattttaaggcaGCTTTTATTAAGCTACTTTATTTTATGTGCCTCTGGCCTTCCACAAGCTTGGAAATGGGCAGAAAGTGCTAaaaatttggggggttttgcttcatttttggACATCTCCGGGTGGAAAATATCACGAATTGTTTTCTCCCAGCAGACCTCAccacaacaaaaagaaacaaaacgTTTTAGCAGCTTCTTAGCACCCTCACTTCCCATCCCGGAGACTCCCAG from Vidua chalybeata isolate OUT-0048 chromosome 24, bVidCha1 merged haplotype, whole genome shotgun sequence encodes:
- the LAMTOR5 gene encoding ragulator complex protein LAMTOR5, whose product is MEGTLEQHLEETMKSPAVVGVLCTDSQGLNLGCRGTLSDEHAGIISVLAQQAAKLTSDPTDTPVVCLESDSGNIMIQKHDSITVAVHKLLS